Proteins encoded within one genomic window of bacterium:
- a CDS encoding SAM-dependent methyltransferase, with amino-acid sequence MKTTDKRPPAQDAMLAHITGYWISQMVFVAAKLNLADELAAGPRSVATLAKRVGADASALRRILRALASVGIFAETANGTFRLTPLAATLRGDVPGSLKPFASMMVEGYNWTAWQDLLGGVRTGALPFDRVHGKPIFDYLRDHPEDDRIFSESMASISGPENAAVARGLDFHRFHTLVDVGGAHGHLLAAILGRHRRLRGILFDQPQVVAGAADSGFITAPKLAGRVTVQSGSFFNEVPPGADAYLMKYIIHDWNDEQCERILANCRRAMAPGGRVLVAEHVIRPGNAPDWGKMLDINMLVLTGGRERTKEEFAALFTRAGLRLVRVHRTAAAISLLEAAAA; translated from the coding sequence ATGAAGACCACCGACAAGCGCCCGCCCGCTCAGGACGCCATGCTCGCCCATATCACCGGCTACTGGATCTCGCAGATGGTGTTCGTCGCCGCCAAGCTCAATCTCGCCGACGAGCTCGCCGCCGGCCCGCGCTCGGTCGCGACCCTGGCGAAGAGGGTCGGAGCCGACGCGTCGGCGCTGCGCCGGATCCTGCGCGCCCTGGCCAGCGTCGGCATCTTCGCCGAGACCGCCAACGGCACCTTCCGTCTCACGCCCCTGGCCGCGACCCTGCGCGGCGACGTGCCGGGCTCGCTCAAGCCCTTCGCCAGCATGATGGTCGAGGGGTACAACTGGACCGCCTGGCAGGACCTGCTCGGCGGCGTCCGCACCGGCGCCCTGCCCTTCGACCGGGTGCACGGCAAGCCGATCTTCGACTACCTGCGCGACCATCCCGAGGACGACCGCATCTTCTCGGAATCGATGGCCAGCATCTCCGGCCCGGAGAACGCCGCCGTCGCGCGCGGGCTCGACTTCCATCGCTTCCACACCCTGGTCGACGTCGGCGGCGCGCACGGCCATCTCCTGGCGGCGATTCTCGGCCGCCATCGCCGCCTGCGCGGCATCCTGTTCGACCAACCGCAGGTGGTCGCCGGCGCCGCCGACAGCGGCTTCATCACCGCCCCGAAGCTGGCCGGCCGGGTCACCGTGCAGAGCGGCAGCTTCTTCAACGAGGTGCCGCCGGGCGCCGATGCCTATCTGATGAAGTACATCATCCACGACTGGAACGACGAGCAGTGCGAACGCATCCTCGCCAACTGCCGCCGCGCCATGGCCCCGGGCGGCCGCGTGTTGGTCGCCGAACACGTGATCCGACCCGGCAACGCGCCCGATTGGGGCAAGATGCTCGACATCAACATGCTGGTGCTGACCGGCGGTCGCGAGCGCACCAAGGAGGAATTCGCCGCCCTGTTCACCCGCGCCGGACTGCGCCTGGTGCGCGTCCACCGCACGGCGGCGGCGATCTCGCTGCTGGAAGCCGCGGCGGCGTGA
- a CDS encoding TetR/AcrR family transcriptional regulator yields MTARRASRQPSRRAHRRGVPRQRPRRARASSGATQRRIIEAALRAFGEQGYDGAMTRDIAAAAGVQQPLINYHFGSKEGLWRAVVAHLFSELQESVSGRLGEVSALGPAEALAAMLHHFVLFTAERPQLSRLMLKETASHGERLSWIVDHHLRPSFEAALALIRAAQRRGALAGIDPISAYYLFVGAATSAFVMGPAYELLTGDDPFRADRRAAYADAVVRLFLPTHVAAARRTPRALPAPSNHPSDHTRIR; encoded by the coding sequence GTGACCGCCCGCCGCGCCTCGCGTCAGCCCTCTCGTCGCGCCCATCGGCGCGGCGTCCCGCGCCAGCGCCCGCGGCGGGCGCGCGCCAGCTCCGGAGCGACCCAGCGACGCATCATCGAAGCCGCGCTGCGGGCGTTCGGTGAGCAGGGCTACGACGGGGCGATGACCCGGGACATCGCCGCCGCCGCCGGCGTGCAGCAGCCGCTCATCAACTACCACTTCGGCTCCAAGGAGGGGTTGTGGCGGGCCGTCGTCGCCCACCTCTTCTCCGAGCTGCAGGAGAGCGTGTCCGGCCGGCTGGGTGAGGTGTCGGCGCTCGGCCCCGCGGAGGCGCTGGCCGCGATGCTGCACCACTTCGTGCTCTTCACCGCCGAGCGGCCGCAACTCTCGCGCCTGATGCTCAAGGAGACGGCGAGCCACGGCGAGCGCCTGAGCTGGATCGTCGACCATCACCTGCGGCCGTCGTTCGAAGCGGCGCTGGCACTCATCCGCGCCGCCCAGCGGCGCGGCGCCCTCGCCGGCATCGATCCGATCAGCGCCTACTACCTGTTCGTCGGCGCGGCGACGAGCGCCTTCGTCATGGGCCCGGCGTACGAGCTGCTCACCGGCGACGACCCCTTTCGTGCCGATCGGCGCGCCGCCTACGCCGACGCGGTGGTACGCCTCTTCCTGCCCACCCACGTCGCCGCGGCACGGCGCACGCCCCGTGCCCTGCCGGCGCCGTCGAACCATCCATCAGATCACACGAGGATACGATGA
- a CDS encoding DUF1329 domain-containing protein, producing the protein MTRTTRCIATAMWLALAVPARAADSARSGEPWILDSNSWKQAEGLLPDPVMERVKKGDYWFRVQPIDPERFKHNYSDAFWAASESNDGKYGLDAETCGLKDLQTGKPPEFYFGYPFPKVDPKDPQAGCKMAWNFVAATNQGGGGGATFTLNGIDSTGEYKRIKAWIHSFAFLGRHGGPVPNPENLAGTALTGVLEPSDVDGVGGLTKRTNTWTAQDKAWFYVPATRRVRQASAASRSEPVAGMDIFADDLNCYAGKVEYYKWKVIGETNILAPVLQPDPLVPTQVTKSRSEVTIPYFKGAYETPGAKGAPWLIVDNLVLIPRPVWILEGESNDPYYNFGKVIMYMDKDMYRIYWKLVHNRAGEYFYNAMCAYHWAKSADGSFSAVAPNLVVGVNDKTNRAALGGRYSSQFFEREWPEDYFSLRTLTHLSD; encoded by the coding sequence ATGACACGCACGACGCGCTGCATCGCCACCGCGATGTGGCTTGCTCTCGCCGTCCCCGCGCGCGCCGCCGACAGCGCCAGGAGCGGCGAGCCGTGGATCCTGGACAGCAACAGTTGGAAGCAAGCGGAAGGTCTGCTGCCCGACCCCGTCATGGAGCGGGTGAAGAAAGGCGATTACTGGTTCCGCGTCCAGCCGATCGATCCCGAGCGCTTCAAACACAACTACTCCGACGCCTTCTGGGCGGCGAGCGAGTCGAACGACGGCAAGTACGGCCTCGACGCGGAGACCTGCGGGCTCAAGGATCTGCAGACCGGGAAGCCGCCGGAGTTCTACTTCGGCTATCCGTTCCCCAAGGTCGACCCGAAGGATCCGCAGGCCGGCTGCAAGATGGCGTGGAACTTCGTCGCCGCCACCAACCAGGGCGGCGGCGGCGGCGCCACCTTCACCCTCAACGGCATCGACAGCACCGGCGAGTACAAGCGCATCAAGGCGTGGATCCACAGCTTCGCCTTCCTCGGCCGTCACGGCGGCCCGGTGCCGAATCCCGAGAACCTCGCCGGCACCGCGCTCACCGGCGTGCTCGAGCCGAGCGACGTCGACGGCGTCGGCGGGCTCACCAAGCGCACCAACACCTGGACGGCGCAGGACAAGGCCTGGTTCTACGTTCCCGCGACGCGCCGCGTACGCCAGGCCAGCGCCGCGTCGCGCTCGGAGCCGGTCGCCGGCATGGACATCTTCGCCGACGATCTGAACTGCTATGCCGGCAAGGTCGAGTACTACAAATGGAAGGTGATCGGCGAGACGAACATTCTCGCCCCCGTCCTGCAGCCGGATCCGCTGGTTCCCACCCAGGTCACGAAGAGCCGCTCCGAGGTCACCATCCCGTACTTCAAGGGCGCCTACGAAACCCCGGGCGCCAAGGGCGCGCCCTGGCTGATCGTCGACAACCTGGTGCTGATCCCACGCCCGGTGTGGATCCTCGAGGGCGAGTCGAACGATCCGTATTACAACTTCGGCAAGGTGATCATGTACATGGACAAGGACATGTACCGGATCTACTGGAAGCTGGTGCACAACCGTGCCGGCGAGTACTTCTACAACGCGATGTGCGCCTATCACTGGGCGAAGAGCGCCGACGGGTCGTTCTCGGCGGTGGCGCCGAACCTGGTGGTCGGGGTGAACGACAAGACCAATCGCGCCGCGCTGGGCGGCCGCTACAGCTCGCAGTTCTTCGAGCGCGAGTGGCCGGAAGACTACTTCAGCCTGCGCACGCTGACGCATCTGTCCGACTGA